A region of Lacinutrix sp. Hel_I_90 DNA encodes the following proteins:
- a CDS encoding PEP/pyruvate-binding domain-containing protein, which translates to MHKTILSILMVFFACNLSIQAQQKSTKHIQELIEAYKKDPRGPYHRIKWFCKNGTEREPKDPCPDSIGGGIQHASFKTAVLDLRKSNHLFFGEILAGAKKPEFLNKEDNFSRLKQYQLGKYLASVDDGWILRKAQFYRGAIQSEDEEIWGKDFFEWLLKDEQFIRANYYFIRQALKDIPHNGDDNVAQLMRSQSKTISEDLSKFMDIRTKIHGQPEITDINLVKDFMVENKIPSNLKQDFDDLIATMKKFYEPIDFVVLEKEMKRLPASNTTTTKIQTFIADNKVKPSAAAFVSNLATILVEVRQNINTYSSSKHRLLLLDFSNQLEHTLLTETQKWETTTLGENVDKINSLICAAMGTGLIEPWEYDAIESEISNKIAKDALSIAQLNELLTTSRSVVEWSVAMVKATYQEEVNNYAVFEPLAYGFIDDRVRSSIALSLGETVSALGAFISKTSNLNNNVMNIESQSAIRGLNPGYAYGELVVVDGNPDAVDVNSNKIYIFEKPPSDLKPVAGIMTVSEGNLVSHVQLLARNLGIPNAALSYDNLKALKKHNGKNVFYAVSNKGNVILKAEDAMSSEEKELFSKKERNKNVIAVPVDQIRLDVSKVITMRDVDATDSGKLCGPKAANLGELKQLFPDQVVDGLIIPFGIFRSHMNQQMPNTGKTYWEYLNDTFAKAKILAERGESDYEVEKFQLEALDKLHKAILNIPLSIAFTSDLKQNFITTFGGPIGNVPVFLRSDTNMEDLKEFTGAGLNLTLFNIKDEDEIIKGIKRVWASAYTERSFKWRQKYLSNPENVFPSILIIPSVDVDYSGVMITKGINSGNDNDLTVAFSRGAGGAVDGQSAETRLITSQTNVLLAPARQSDYIRLPETGGTKQYITTFDSPILNEQNIADIRKLAAKIRTTIAKDSENKNQAYDVEFGFKDNKLWLFQIRPFVENKQAKSSDYLASISPKIEENKMIKLSEKI; encoded by the coding sequence ATGCATAAAACGATACTTTCAATTTTAATGGTATTTTTTGCCTGTAATCTTTCAATTCAAGCACAGCAAAAATCTACTAAACATATACAAGAACTCATTGAGGCTTATAAAAAAGATCCTCGCGGGCCCTACCACCGCATTAAATGGTTTTGTAAAAATGGAACGGAACGCGAACCAAAGGATCCCTGTCCAGATAGTATTGGAGGAGGCATTCAACATGCTAGCTTTAAAACAGCTGTTCTTGATTTAAGAAAATCCAATCACTTGTTTTTTGGTGAAATTCTTGCAGGTGCTAAAAAACCTGAATTTCTTAATAAAGAAGACAATTTCAGTCGCCTAAAACAATACCAATTAGGTAAGTACCTTGCCAGTGTTGATGATGGGTGGATATTACGAAAAGCACAGTTTTACAGAGGTGCTATACAAAGTGAAGATGAAGAGATTTGGGGAAAAGATTTTTTTGAGTGGCTGCTTAAAGATGAGCAATTTATCCGTGCTAATTATTATTTCATTCGTCAGGCACTAAAAGATATTCCACATAATGGCGACGACAATGTTGCGCAGTTAATGCGTAGTCAAAGTAAAACGATTTCTGAAGACCTAAGTAAATTTATGGATATCCGCACTAAAATTCATGGGCAACCTGAAATTACAGATATTAATCTTGTAAAGGATTTTATGGTTGAAAATAAAATTCCTTCAAATTTAAAGCAGGACTTTGATGATTTAATTGCGACGATGAAAAAATTCTATGAACCTATTGATTTTGTAGTTCTAGAAAAGGAAATGAAACGTTTGCCTGCTTCCAATACAACGACAACAAAAATTCAGACTTTTATTGCTGATAATAAAGTTAAGCCATCGGCGGCGGCTTTTGTTTCAAATCTTGCTACTATTTTAGTTGAAGTTCGCCAGAACATTAATACCTACAGTAGCAGTAAGCACAGGCTGTTACTTCTTGATTTTTCGAATCAATTAGAGCATACTTTACTAACAGAGACTCAAAAATGGGAAACGACTACTCTAGGTGAAAACGTAGACAAAATCAACAGTCTAATCTGTGCTGCCATGGGCACAGGATTAATTGAACCTTGGGAATACGATGCTATTGAAAGCGAGATTTCTAATAAAATAGCTAAAGATGCCTTAAGTATTGCCCAATTAAATGAATTACTCACCACTAGCAGGAGCGTAGTAGAATGGAGTGTCGCTATGGTCAAAGCAACCTATCAAGAAGAAGTTAATAACTATGCAGTTTTTGAGCCTTTAGCTTATGGATTTATTGATGATCGTGTACGCAGTAGTATTGCTTTGAGTTTAGGAGAAACGGTTAGTGCTCTTGGTGCCTTCATTTCAAAAACATCAAATTTAAATAACAATGTCATGAACATTGAAAGCCAAAGTGCTATTCGCGGGTTAAATCCCGGCTATGCTTACGGTGAGTTGGTTGTTGTTGATGGTAATCCAGATGCGGTTGACGTAAACAGCAATAAGATTTATATTTTTGAAAAACCACCTTCAGACTTAAAACCAGTTGCAGGTATTATGACGGTCTCTGAGGGCAATTTAGTCTCTCACGTTCAGTTATTGGCAAGAAATTTAGGCATTCCAAATGCTGCTTTATCTTATGATAATTTAAAAGCGTTAAAAAAACATAACGGTAAAAATGTATTTTATGCTGTTTCTAATAAAGGCAATGTTATTTTAAAGGCTGAAGACGCAATGTCTTCCGAAGAAAAAGAGCTCTTCAGCAAAAAAGAGCGCAATAAAAATGTTATTGCGGTACCAGTAGATCAAATTAGGTTAGATGTTTCTAAGGTCATTACTATGCGTGATGTTGATGCGACAGATTCTGGTAAACTGTGTGGACCTAAAGCAGCAAACCTTGGTGAGTTGAAGCAATTATTTCCTGATCAAGTTGTTGATGGCTTAATTATTCCTTTCGGGATTTTTAGATCACATATGAATCAACAAATGCCAAATACAGGAAAGACCTATTGGGAGTACTTAAATGACACTTTTGCAAAAGCTAAAATATTAGCCGAACGCGGTGAAAGTGACTATGAGGTTGAGAAATTTCAGTTGGAGGCTTTAGATAAATTACATAAAGCTATTCTTAATATACCCTTATCTATAGCATTTACTTCTGATTTAAAACAAAATTTCATAACGACATTTGGAGGTCCTATTGGTAATGTGCCTGTGTTTTTGCGTAGCGATACGAATATGGAAGATTTAAAGGAGTTCACAGGTGCCGGTCTTAACCTAACGCTATTCAATATTAAAGATGAGGACGAAATTATTAAAGGTATTAAACGGGTTTGGGCTTCGGCCTATACTGAACGTAGCTTTAAATGGCGCCAAAAATACCTAAGTAATCCAGAAAATGTTTTTCCTTCTATTTTAATCATTCCTAGTGTAGATGTAGACTATTCTGGGGTGATGATCACAAAAGGCATTAATTCCGGAAATGATAATGATTTAACCGTTGCTTTTAGTCGCGGCGCTGGCGGTGCTGTAGATGGCCAAAGTGCAGAAACACGATTAATTACATCACAAACAAACGTTTTATTAGCGCCCGCAAGACAGTCTGATTATATTAGGTTGCCAGAAACAGGAGGTACAAAGCAGTATATAACCACTTTTGACAGCCCCATCTTAAATGAGCAAAACATCGCAGACATTAGAAAATTGGCAGCAAAAATAAGAACAACTATCGCTAAAGATTCTGAGAATAAAAATCAAGCCTATGATGTAGAGTTTGGTTTTAAAGACAATAAATTGTGGTTGTTTCAAATACGACCATTTGTAGAGAATAAACAAGCGAAAAGTTCGGACTACTTAGCCTCTATTTCACCTAAAATTGAAGAAAATAAAATGATCAAACTTTCAGAAAAAATATAA